Proteins encoded by one window of Aphis gossypii isolate Hap1 chromosome X, ASM2018417v2, whole genome shotgun sequence:
- the LOC114129230 gene encoding beta-lactamase-like protein 2 homolog produces MFTITRSFRWRLPVSVLSFVHHHSHPSTQSIISRASSSKPRARSRMSLPRLPIVSSVSIRELRVLGCNPGFMTLQGTNTYVVGTGERRILIDAGEPNFPEYIKNLQETMMKYNFQLDHIIISHWHSDHIGGVNNVLDMITNKNECKVWKFDPKIGKKRDFNFPLHIVEDKQKFQVEGATLVIHHTPGHTTDHIVIFLEEDNALFSADSVLGEGTTVFEDLTEYLKSLQLILDLNPTTIFPGHGSVIKDPIVRVNNYIKHRLEREMELYNLINKSPSGSLSEDDIVNEMYKVIPNDYKKVALYIVKNHLAKLARDGKVVLIEDKWRIKK; encoded by the exons ATGTTCACTATTACACGATCATTCCGATGGCGGTTGCCCGTGTCTGTGTTGTCATTCGTCCATCATCACAGCCATCCTTCGACACAATCGATCATCAGTAGAGCTAGTAGCTCAAAACCTCGAGCCCGTTCGAGGATGTCGTTGCCTCGTCTGCCAATCGTCAGCAGTGTCTCGATCAGAGAGCTAAGGGTGTTAGGATGCAACCCTGGTTTCATGACGCTACAGGGTACTAATACTTATGTGGTTGGCACGGGTGAGCG acGTATACTAATTGATGCAGGAGAGCCAAACTTTCcagaatacataaaaaatcttCAAGAAACAATGAtgaagtataattttcaacttgatcatattataatatcacattgGCACTCAGATCATATTGGAGGAGTAAATAATGTGTTAGATatgattactaataaaaatg aatgtaAAGTTTGGAAGTTCGATCcaaaaataggtaaaaaacGTGATTTCAACTTTCCACTTCATATTGTTGaggataaacaaaaatttcaagttgAAGGTGCCACAttagt aattcatCATACACCTGGACATACAACTGaccatatagttatatttttggaaGAAGATAATGCCTTGTTCTCTGCTGATAGTGTGCTTGGAGAGGGAACTACTGTGTTTGAAGATCtaacagaatatttaaaatcattacaacTGATTTTAGACCTAAACCCAACAACTATATTTCCTGGTCATGGCTctgttataaaa gATCCAATTGTtcgagtaaataattatattaagcatCGATTAGAAAGGGAAAtggaattatataatttaattaataaatctccATCTGGATCATTGTCTGAAGATGACATTGTAAATGAAATGTATAAG gtAATTCCTAATGATTACAAGAAAGTAGCATTGTATATTGTGAAAAATCATCTTGCTAAATTAGCGAGGGACGGGAAAGTGGTTCTTATTGAAGATAAAtggagaattaaaaaataa